Genomic segment of Homalodisca vitripennis isolate AUS2020 unplaced genomic scaffold, UT_GWSS_2.1 ScUCBcl_3428;HRSCAF=8959, whole genome shotgun sequence:
TCTCTTTCAACTTGGATATTTTCACTTTCATGCATGTTAAAATTCCATTGGGTTGAGTCATTGTCAGGTAAAACGAGGATGGATGTGCAATCTGGATTCAAtacctagaaataaaattgaaaatcaaacataCACTTAGGCCTACTTCTCCtattggcacaacaatgttctaaacctaggctaataataataataataataaaaattgttccttGAGGTCTGAGTATAAAATTcgaattttactttaagttttacatattgttagcttgtaaacatatttaaaaaatacttttaattcgGTTAAAGTCGGTGAAGGAGTGGAATTTCTTCGTGGAACTTCTACTGATTGATTGCTAGGACAATCATTAGTTTCAGGTTTCAGATTATCTTCAGTGAACGTattaaggtttttcaatttggaaagtataaactttcccctactttccatattaataccaaaacgttttgttaaaagtagaataaaactttgattagtaCAGCTCAGTCCTAACCTCAATAATCTCTCTAATAGCAGGCAGCAGCAATATCAACAGTATTATTGACAGTCATCAGCTGTTCAGAAAACAGGACTTGAGACTAAATGAGTATAGTGGCTAGGGCCAGACAATGGCAAGTCCATTTTGTGGACTTAGGTTTTTGCTGAAATGCTCAATGTTCAGAACCATAACATCATAGGTGGAGTTAAGTTTGTCTGGTTCTGATATACCTCAGGACTTAGACTCATATAACCtttgataaatcataaaaatagaatttttagcgGAGTTACGATGGTATGGCTggatgtaaaatgaaattttaagaacatacgtgcaataacctaaaaaataagaaattttggaCTTAGGCTCATATGGTTCTGAGGTACAGATATTTCCTGTTAGGAGCATGTTCTCTCCTATAATGTGATATACatggattgtattttaaaatatgatcctTGATAATACTCCTATCCACAAGGTTATGTGGGGGGTGTCTTCCCCGTTGATCGCGTTTCGATAAAACGCCATCAGTTGATTTGTTCAAAACATTAGTAATGAACATGTCATTGTTTTTTTTGTAGCCGAGTGTggataagaaaaatgttttacaaaccatCTTTCTTGCTCCGTCACTGTCTGTAAGGaagtaaaagaatgtttttcCCCTCCTTGATTCTTCCTCTGGGTGTGTTTTCCTTTTAACTTTGCTTTTATCAATGTGccctaaaataaaaacttttctctcATTTTCCTCCATAGCCCAAAAGTGTTCGTGGATTTTCATTCTTCTGTGTTCTGTAAGTTTGGTCGTGCATTTtcttttacatgtattattacaTGGGGGCTGAAGTGcatgtttatctttattttttttacgttttgatTTAATGTCTTCTTTACACCTCGGCGCAGCTCTTTTCCTCGGGTTCCCATTTTTGGTGAACCCTTTAGGAGCTTCATCTGTTTCCTCGAGCAAAGCAGCTGTATTATTATGTTCTAAGTTCGACTCTGCTGTCTCCATCTGCTGGTGTTCCTCTGTTGGCGCTACTTCTATTGGGTTGACTTGTTCAACTACAATGGCAACATTTTCTACCAAATCTGGAGCTATGTCAAACAGCACGTCGACATTCTGTAGCTGTTGTTCTTCTGCCGCTTCAggcaataaatcaaacaaatcttCAATAAAATCACTGGCATTGTCTTCATTTGATTCATAGCTCTgcaaaaaagtgaaataaatgagtttttcattaaggctatattttatatattttttcatgtagGCTATATTTTCATCCTATGCAATTTACATATTTGGTAATTCAATGAGTTATGACAGTAGTAAgatataaatcaaacataaaagttGCCTATAGACAACATTGCATAACCCTACAAAAGCTAACAAAATATGAGGCGTTGGTAGGCCTACATTCAACTAGTtcgcttatttattttatttactgaattaaataaatatatattaccgaTATATTTTAGGCTATCAGTTTGATAGGGCATAGTAGATTAAGcaaattacctttttattatCTGTAGTTGTCGTAGACTCTTCATGTCTGATATCAACTTCTGTTAAATTAGCATAAGGCCTACTACGTGTTTCCTCATTGTTCAAGTGGACGACCATAAAAAGTGATCCGTTTTGAAGAACTGTAGGAGCGCTTggctgaaaaaaataataattttgtaaataatttttgcagGGACCAGCAAACAAAAAGCATTTAGGCTACAGTGGCTTAATCTAGACTAATTCTGcatattgataaattaagtttgttttaaaagctCTATTTCTAGGCCTaggattaaaactatattatggtAGGCCTAATCAATATTGTACTTACATCTGCATTACTAGAAGTAGATGGCAGAGACTGTTCTACTTGCTCAAACGATGTTGATgtactaggcctaggcctaactGGCAAAACTTCCTTAGGGGCAGGATTGCATTTGCTGTCAGAGTTATGAACTAAAAATGCGCATCTAGAAAATGATTTCTTACACACATTACATGTATAACCCATTTTAAACCATCTGAATCAAACACTTCTTCTCAAGGTTTCAAACTCACAGTCCAATCACAAATTCAGAGCTTATAAAGAAATTCACTTCAAacctaaacaattttgttttgaggttatattACGGCTTAATCAGCTGAggtataatagttattagttattcATTTTGCGTTTTTTGATGTCATTTTACACtgtaatgttacactattaaCAAAGTCAAGCTTAATTGCACACGTCTCAAAAGTTAATCCAAATGGGTAACTACATGTGACGTAATAGATATTCTAAGCAAGAAAACAGTATCTGCACGAGACTAAGCAAAACAACCGTATCTGCACCGCACATACGTTTATTTTGCTTAGACATAGTAGATACGGTGTTTTGGCTTAGAAATTCAGAATTGAAGTGTAGTTACGGTATATTTCATATTGATTATCTCAAAAACTGTTGTAGATACGGTCTTTTAGCTTATTTTTTTGGATTCCTCGttgtcaataacataaaaatcacCTCTAACCTCAAATTCCTTAATTTTGTCAGTTACGGTCTTTTCGCTTAGCAGGGCAGATCTCTGTTATTGCCAAATTTCAGTGTTTTggttatgtttgtttacaaacacaatctGAAGGCTGCTTGTTTCTATAGTTACGAACTGTGTCTTTGTGAATATAGTGAAGTGGTTTTGTATTAGTGTTTTAGTAACGCCTAGGCATGATTAGGTAATAAATTCCTATTTACCATATGGAATTTATTACCTAATCATGCCTAGGCGTACTAGTGTCttcaaaaagataaaaataagggCAATAGATATTACAGAAGTAAACCATTTGGACCTATCACACAACAAAGTGatgttttggaacaaactgaAGGTAGGCCTAGTTCTCAGCCAAGGCCTTCCAGTTCAAGGAAAAAAGTTGTCATCATCAGGGAACAAATGTTATGAAGATGTTGAATGTGAGAGTGAGAATATCATTATAAGTGTAGACATCATAAATGCTATTGTCAGTAATTTAGGCTGCAAGAGTTGCGGCGGTAATGTAAAGATTTGTATAGAAAAACAATGACGGCATTGTTAGTAATGTAGTTGTTTCTTGTTCTGGCTGTGACAGCAAGCACCCCTTCTGGCTTCTGCCAtgtgtgaaaaatcaaaaatgttttgaaacaaatatacgTCTATTCTATGGACTTCGTTGTATCGGGAAAGGCCTAGAAGCCGGAAAGTTACTTTGCGCCATGCTAAACCTTCCACCGCCTACCACAGCTCGGAGTAGGTACTCTAAAGTTTTATCTCAAGGTTTGAAGGTTGTTGCAGAAGACTCTATGGTAAGTGCTGCTAAAGAAGCAATCATTGAAAATGACAATGACCCTGATATAAGTGTAGCTTTCGATGGAAGTTGGCAGAAGAGGGGTTACAAATCAAAAAAATGTTACGGAGCAACCTGTAGTATGGATACTGGTAAGGTAATTGATGTGGAGGTCATGTCAAATTTCTGTAGTGGTTGTACAAAAATCAAAAATGAAGCAAGTAAAGAAAGCCATGAGCAGCACTGTCTAAAAAATTTTAGCGGTAGCAGCGGAGCCATGGAGGTTGCAGCTGCTGTCAACATCTGGAGTCGCTCAGGAGGTCACAAGAGGAGCACGCTACATAAACTTTTTAAGTGATGGTGACTCCAAGGCATTCAatgctgtaaataaaataaatccatacaGCAAAccgataaaaaaaattagaatgcgTTGGGCACGTGGAAAAGCGTATGGGTTCTAGACTAAGAAAACTGAAGCAGCAACTTGGTAGCACCCCACTCGAAGATGGAAAACCATTGAAAGGACCAGGTCGTTTGACTGATAAAGTAATTGATGAACTGCAGGCcttttatggtaaaaatataaagGATAACTGCAATGACTTGACCGCTATGCATAGAGCAGTATAGGCAACTTATTTTCATAAGTTGTCAACAAATGAGAAACCATCGCATCAACTTTGCCCTCCGCCTCCTAACACATGGTGCAAATACAGGTTAGCAGAagtaaatgaagaagaaattacctaCAATCACAAACATTCTCTACCTCAAGCTGTATTGACAGCAATATAACTTACATACAGAGATTTGTCAAGATTAGATCTTCACGGTAAAACCCAGAAGGTGAAACGaatctttcaacaatgtagtgtggAACCGAATCCCAAAAAATGTGTCTGTTGGaatcccaaaaaatgtgtttgttggaagagagactcttgtattaggtgttcatgatgctgttctaacattcaatgaaggtaacattggaaggatcaaggttttaaaggagggaataaaagactgtggcaaatacaccgtaagcacattgaagagcctcgatgaagtcaggatgaggaaggcagatctgaaagcagagtcaatgactaaggaagcaagaataaagaaaaggagacagttattaggtgaggaagaggaaatggatggtagctactgtcctggaggcttctaaaggtaatataaacttataattattttgattttttgttttctgctgtttttgaaaattacctgtttttaatatatatgtacctttttctcagaaactataaatgctacacacatgaaatttttactggttaTAACGTAGCCTTTTAGAAGTATGTAGctctagttttatcaaatttcatcaataaataaatataaaaataaaaaataacacaaatataaattttttcctttagttgtatcaattattttacaaagattttagaggtataaatacaatatcatatcctacaccttgtgtaaatatttcaacttcctaactgttatgagttctgagaaaaaggtacataaagttaccttattttaacattgggccttatggaccgttcaactccccttaaatTGGTGTTTGGGGAATTTACTAGAGCATTTTGGAGATACTTTTTAGATCCAAACCAAATTAGCCTACCTTTGTATAGTGTAGGCTAACCGATTGAAATACCAAATCAAAGATTGTATTTTGACTGTTAGCTATTAATAGCCTAGACGATCTAGAATGCACAAGATATTATCAAACCAGTGAAACACTAGCCtaaatgtgaaaaagtttatctcgtttgtaacatattttcctttttttaaattggtgtttAGGGAACTTACTAGAGCATTTTGGGGATTCTTTTTAGATCCAAACCAAATTAGCCTACCTTTGTATAGTGTAGGCTAACAGATTGAAATACCAAATCAAAGATTGTATTTTGACTGTTAGCTGTAGCCTAGACGATCTAGAATGCACAAGATATTATTAAACCAGTAAAACACTAGCCTAAATATGAAAAGTATGTAGGGCCTTTAATGAGTTTTGGCAAAGTTGACTTCCAATAGGTAAGGAGTTTGGTTACTTAAGTAATGATAATCTTTATTGAATCATCTACATCAAGTAATCTTGctgcagtattttatttttcaatgatatACAAACTACTATGTGTAGTCAGCTAAATCCTACAAGTTTTCACAAGTAggcatttaaacaaaatattataacttacctTTATTTGAAGAATTAGTTGATTGCTTAGCCATATTCATCATTTGCCATCCTCTTGAATTTTCCATTAGGAAATAGTTTATATAAGACAAAATACTATGACAGATTGTTAGTgtgcaatgtttaaaataatgcaaatcatggactttgaggttatgttcagtaAACATGTCAGTGGCACCATGTCAAAAACACATGGTACCTAATACCAGGtcttttctaaaatgttaaaagtaaacaGCACTATGTCCAAATGGTGCATTTTTCCTCTAtggatttacattttaataagagGTATAAAGCACTATAACTAGTAGGTGCTTTTTACCTCTCAACTACTCAGTGACATAATGCCCTTTTCCACTGGCTATCTCCCTTATTAATAAACATTGGACTTAGTGCTTTCTAcccaaaaaataaacatacaattagAAAAACTTGGTGCTGATATCCcgattttgaaaacaataatggACATAGTGCCCTTTACCTCCCAGGTAcagatttatggttttattttagctTGAAGCCTCATTTACCCACTGAGTTTTTATTACTACCAAGAAAATGTGTTtcctattttaaaaagatatatttctaaaacgttttaaatattttttttaatttatatatatatatatataacactcaGTACGTTACtactattatactaaataattggtaaaaatttgaaatcccTAGCTATAAAACTTTCTGAGATAAGATACATTATGTATTTACAAAGTTAACTTTCGGAAAACGAGGATTTTGTAAGGCGATCACCTTTTTTAGTAGAGCCCTGGTCCATAGGAAGGTCCAGCTTCATTGTCCTTAGTTTCTAATACCTCCTCAAGCTTCCTCTTAGCTTTTTTAGACTTCTGATTGGCCTTTTTAAACAATTCTTGAGCTTAACGGTCACCTTTTTGAATACGGGACACATCTAATATCTTCATCGCTTTCGCACAACACTTTCCCGGACGGATCCCAAGAGTCTTCAGAATGTTGCCATCATTGTAttgtcacggagctggccgtcgcgcggcggctgcggtggcggcctggctgttgacgtaagggaccgccataaatccttctgcgagagccatcaacaccctcataaatggctgggccagttctttcttctgaataggctgatgacaatagaaagtctagagcagtcttcctggtaaaagactcactg
This window contains:
- the LOC124372521 gene encoding uncharacterized protein LOC124372521 → MGYTCNVCKKSFSRCAFLVHNSDSKCNPAPKEVLPVRPRPSTSTSFEQVEQSLPSTSSNADPSAPTVLQNGSLFMVVHLNNEETRSRPYANLTEVDIRHEESTTTTDNKKSYESNEDNASDFIEDLFDLLPEAAEEQQLQNVDVLFDIAPDLVENVAIVVEQVNPIEVAPTEEHQQMETAESNLEHNNTAALLEETDEAPKGFTKNGNPRKRAAPRCKEDIKSKRKKNKDKHALQPPCNNTCKRKCTTKLTEHRRMKIHEHFWAMEENERKVFILGHIDKSKVKRKTHPEEESRRGKTFFYFLTDSDGARKMVCKTFFLSTLGYKKNNDMFITNVLNKSTDGVLSKRDQRGRHPPHNLVDRSIIKDHILKYNPCISHYRREHAPNRKYLPCELSIAKMHEELMKDHEAEENFHCSYDLYRNVISEMNISFAKLGHEECERCEKYNLHKQDHGQIDELLCPECNEWKDHKKKYTEAREAYEKSIDKDNLDSYRPSGTVVYTMDLQKVIMLPHIEQFKEAVFTRRIVLFNESFVPVGKKTNHGSFCMHLA